The following proteins come from a genomic window of Leptolyngbya iicbica LK:
- a CDS encoding nicotinate-nucleotide adenylyltransferase: MAAFTHLLPTLLIGLPMLEKPMQIALFGMSADPPHRGHGRVLRWLARHFDHVAVWAADNPYKQHQCPLRDRQAMLKLMIQDLPVPPGRIALYEELSHRHSLVSAQQARERWPQAELTLIVGADLVEQLPHWYKAAELFQLANILVMPRPGYRPSDQALAAIRQQGGQVAIAETLKTFEVSSSYYRQTEDAQALPTAVRAYINQRNLYPCTASSKEKQAIS, encoded by the coding sequence ATGGCTGCGTTCACTCACCTGCTCCCCACTCTCTTAATCGGTCTGCCCATGTTAGAAAAGCCCATGCAAATTGCCCTATTTGGAATGAGTGCCGACCCGCCCCATCGGGGGCATGGTCGGGTGCTGCGCTGGCTCGCCCGCCATTTTGACCATGTGGCGGTGTGGGCAGCCGATAACCCCTACAAGCAGCACCAGTGCCCACTGCGCGATCGCCAAGCCATGCTCAAGCTGATGATTCAAGACCTGCCCGTGCCCCCCGGTCGCATCGCGTTGTATGAAGAACTCAGCCATCGGCATAGTCTAGTCAGCGCCCAGCAAGCGCGGGAGAGGTGGCCCCAGGCCGAACTCACTTTGATCGTGGGGGCCGACTTGGTCGAGCAATTACCCCACTGGTACAAGGCGGCTGAGCTGTTCCAACTGGCCAACATCTTGGTCATGCCGCGCCCCGGCTACCGTCCCTCTGACCAAGCGCTAGCGGCGATTCGTCAACAGGGAGGCCAGGTGGCGATCGCCGAAACCCTCAAAACCTTTGAGGTGTCGTCGTCCTACTACCGCCAAACCGAAGACGCCCAAGCCTTACCGACCGCTGTTCGCGCCTATATTAACCAACGCAACTTGTATCCATGCACGGCAAGCTCCAAAGAAAAACAGGCCATCTCTTGA